A stretch of the Vigna radiata var. radiata cultivar VC1973A chromosome 7, Vradiata_ver6, whole genome shotgun sequence genome encodes the following:
- the LOC106766990 gene encoding MACPF domain-containing protein At4g24290 encodes MAPKVSSLEAAQKAIDSIGLGFDITQDIGFDNCKKGSRLIFVDEKQCRLLEIPGGGISIPNVPNSIKCVRGESIRVYSEVLPLQQMLEHFNQEMCLGGRTASGHFCASFGLSSRGIKDLTSIKSLAYDGWFIKRYAIELEKYHGELLDHVKEAVPSSWDPDALARFIERFGTHVIVGVSMGGKDVLYLRQEDTSYLGPTSIQKLLKDTADTKFKDSADNHCQASEDFSKEKENLVMIHSRRGGSNQEMYHDEWLGTIDSEPDVISLFLLPLTSLLRSIRGSGFVSHAINLYLRYKPPIEDLHQFCEFQLPRQWAPVLSEIRLGSRSKHQENTWLRFSILGPKLYVNTIPVDVGNRPVVGLRLQLEGRRSNRLAIHLQHLASLPKSLPLSDNANTYLSCNSYNCSWHKKVKWNSFSYVCTAPVESDDSVSIVTGAQLQVEKKCLLLRLRFSKVIGAILQKIPEWDRSSSLDQFSIKSGGILAFISREGQRGLPKPGDKTISSNTYSSVRPAPVHTPKLQRFVDTTEMMRGPEDTPGYWVVSGAKLSVDHGKIYLRVKYSLLSFVM; translated from the exons ATGGCACCGAAAGTTTCCAGCTTGGAAGCAGCCCAGAAAGCCATAGACTCAATTGGGCTGGGTTTTGACATAACACAAGATATAGGATTTGACAACTGTAAGAAGGGTTCAAGGTTGATATTTGTGGATGAGAAACAGTGCCGTCTGCTTGAGATTCCTGGAGGAGGGATTTCAATTCCAAATGTCCCTAACTCTATCAAATGTGTCAGAGGGGAATCCATTAGAGTCTACTCAGAAGTGCTACCCTTGCAACAG ATGTTGGAGCACTTCAACCAGGAAATGTGCCTTGGTGGACGNACTGCATCGGGTCATTTCTGTGCTTCATTTGGGTTATCCAGTCGAGGTATAAAGGATTTGACTTCTATCAAGTCTCTTGCTTATGATGGTTGGTTCATCAAACGCTATGCCATTGAATTAGAAAAGTATCATGGTGAACTCCTTGATCATGTCAAAGAAGCAGTGCCATCGTCGTGGGACCCTGATGCCTTGGCAAG GTTTATAGAACGTTTTGGAACTCATGTCATAGTTGGGGTGAGCATGGGAGGGAAGGATGTTTTATATCTTAGACAAGAGGATACATCATATCTTGGACCTACTAGTATTCAGAAACTTTTGAAGGATACAGCTGACACAAAGTTCAAGGATTCTGCAGACAATCATTGCCAGGCTTCTGAAGACTTCAGTAAAGAAAAAGAG AATCTCGTTATGATACATAGTAGGAGGGGTGGAAGCAATCAAGAGATGTATCATGATGAATGGTTGGGTACTATTGATTCAGAGCCTGACGTAATATCACTGTTCCTTCTCCCTCTGACATCCCTTTTGAGAAGCATCCGTGGAAGTGGATTTGTGAGCCATGCCATAAATCTTTATCTCCGTT ATAAACCTCCAATTGAAGACCTTCATCAGTTTTGTGAGTTTCAGCTACCAAGACAATGGGCACCTGTACTTAGTGAGATTCGCCTTGGTTCTCGATCGAAGCATCAAGAGAACACCTGGCTTAGATTCAGTATCTTGGGTCCCAAGCTTTACGTAAACACCATTCCA GTAGATGTAGGGAATAGACCAGTAGTTGGGCTAAGATTACAATTGGAAGGTAGAAGAAGCAACCGGTTGGCCATTCACCTGCAGCATCTGGCTTCTCTACCCAAGTCCTTACCACTTTCTGACAACGCAAATACTTACTTATCTTGTAACTCATATAACTGCAGCTGGCATAAGAAAGTTAAATGGAACTCTTTTTCATACGTGTGTACTGCTCCAGTTGAGTCAGATGATAGTGTTTCAATTGTGACAGGAGCTCAGTTACAAGTTGAAAAGAAGTGCCTCCTTCTGAGGCTGCGTTTCTCCAAAGTAATTGGTGCCATTCTGCAGAAGATACCTGAATGGGATCGGTCCTCCAGTCTTGACCAGTTTAGCATAAAGTCTGGGGGCATCTTAGCATTCATTTCCAGAGAGGGACAGAGGGGCCTTCCAAAGCCAGGTGATAAAACAATTAGTTCCAATACATATTCTTCTGTACGCCCTGCACCAGTTCACACACCAAAGCTTCAAAGATTTGTTGACACAACCGAAATGATGAGAGGACCAGAAGATACTCCTGGATATTGGGTTGTGTCTGGGGCAAAGCTTTCAGTTGATCATGGCAAAATATATCTCCGTGTTAAATATTCACTATTATCGTTTGTTATGTAA